Proteins from one Amycolatopsis endophytica genomic window:
- a CDS encoding PucR family transcriptional regulator, translating into MSTGVVRVLDDLGGTLLDLVHGDPRRAGDLGGVAIHDPFEEPVLPRHALVLGVGLREPDEIVRLLRALGRQDAAGLVVRAPVSVPGEVTAAVEETGVVLLSLTRGASWAQLAAMLRSLLAEGDVGRAGPEMLGGVPSGDLFAVANAIAALIDAPVTIEDARSRVLAFSGRQDEADPSRVETILGRQVPERFARMLTDLGVFRELYRTDRPVHVDALANFDGLTMPRVAVAVRAGDEVLGSIWAAVREPLSAEREQALCEAARLVALHLLRVRAGTDVSRRLRAELLGTALEGGTGAREAMARLGLVGRPVVVLALALPDRAAEGRDDAGVATERQRVSDGLAMHLTAVHPRAATALVGDVAYGLVPVEGEDDGEQWAVAIAREFLDRVGERVHAVVAIGPVAEDVPALAGARASADRALRVLRSGAAGRRVARLADVQVEALLLELRDLVAARGDRPTGPVARLFAYDEQHSTDLVETLRAWLDAFGDVAAASAAVYVHPNTFRYRLRRLAEVAELDLTDPEARFAAMLQLRVVAPRDR; encoded by the coding sequence GTGAGCACCGGTGTGGTCCGTGTCCTCGACGATCTCGGCGGGACCCTGCTCGACCTCGTCCACGGCGATCCGCGCCGCGCCGGCGACCTCGGGGGCGTCGCGATCCACGATCCGTTCGAGGAGCCCGTGCTGCCGCGGCACGCGCTGGTGCTCGGGGTGGGGCTGCGGGAGCCGGACGAGATCGTGCGGCTGCTGCGTGCGCTGGGACGGCAGGACGCGGCGGGGCTCGTGGTCCGCGCGCCGGTGTCCGTGCCGGGCGAGGTGACCGCGGCGGTCGAGGAGACCGGTGTCGTGCTGCTGAGCCTGACGCGCGGCGCGTCGTGGGCACAGCTGGCCGCGATGTTGCGCTCGCTGCTCGCCGAGGGCGACGTCGGCAGGGCCGGGCCGGAGATGCTGGGCGGGGTGCCCTCGGGTGATCTGTTCGCCGTGGCCAACGCGATCGCGGCGCTCATCGACGCGCCGGTCACGATCGAGGATGCCCGCTCCCGCGTCCTGGCCTTTTCCGGGCGCCAGGACGAGGCCGACCCGTCGCGCGTGGAGACGATCCTCGGGCGGCAGGTGCCGGAACGGTTCGCCCGGATGCTGACCGACCTCGGCGTGTTCCGCGAGCTGTACCGCACCGACCGGCCGGTCCACGTCGACGCGCTGGCGAACTTCGACGGCCTGACCATGCCGAGGGTCGCGGTCGCGGTGCGGGCGGGCGACGAGGTGCTCGGCTCCATCTGGGCCGCGGTGCGGGAACCGCTCAGCGCCGAGCGCGAGCAGGCGCTGTGCGAAGCCGCCCGGCTGGTCGCCCTGCACCTGCTGCGGGTGCGGGCAGGCACCGACGTGTCCCGGCGCCTGCGCGCCGAACTGCTCGGCACCGCGCTCGAAGGCGGCACCGGGGCGCGGGAGGCGATGGCGCGGCTGGGACTGGTGGGCAGGCCGGTGGTCGTGCTCGCGCTGGCGCTGCCCGACCGCGCGGCCGAGGGGCGCGACGACGCGGGCGTGGCGACCGAGCGGCAGCGGGTCAGCGACGGGCTCGCGATGCACCTGACCGCGGTGCACCCGCGTGCCGCGACCGCTCTGGTCGGGGACGTGGCCTACGGCCTGGTACCGGTGGAAGGCGAGGACGACGGCGAGCAGTGGGCCGTGGCGATCGCGCGCGAGTTCCTGGACCGGGTGGGGGAGCGGGTGCACGCCGTGGTCGCCATCGGGCCGGTCGCCGAGGACGTGCCGGCGCTGGCGGGCGCGCGGGCGAGCGCGGACCGCGCGCTGCGGGTGCTGCGCTCGGGTGCCGCGGGCCGCCGGGTCGCCCGCCTGGCCGACGTGCAGGTGGAGGCGCTGCTGCTGGAGCTGCGCGATCTGGTGGCGGCGCGGGGTGACCGGCCGACCGGGCCGGTCGCGCGGCTGTTCGCCTACGACGAGCAGCACAGCACCGACCTGGTCGAGACGCTGCGCGCCTGGCTCGACGCGTTCGGCGACGTCGCCGCGGCTTCGGCGGCGGTCTACGTGCACCCCAACACGTTCCGCTACCGGCTGCGGCGGCTGGCGGAGGTCGCCGAACTCGACCTGACCGACCCGGAGGCCCGCTTCGCGGCGATGCTGCAGTTGCGGGTGGTCGCGCCGCGAGACCGGTGA
- the menC gene encoding o-succinylbenzoate synthase: MKLTGVELRRIGMPLVSPFRTSFGTQTARDILLVRVETDEGEGWGECGTLSDPVYSPEYVDGAADVLRRYFVPALRAAGRLDAHAVGRVLAPFKGHRMAKAALEMAVLDAELRAEGRPLARELGAVRDRVPCGVSVGIMGSTGELLDAVGSYLDGGYQRIKLKIQPGWDVEPVRAVRERFGDDVLLQVDANTAYTLADARHLARLDPFGLLLIEQPLDEEDVLGHAELAKQLATPICLDESIVSAKSAADAITLGACQIVNIKPGRVGGYLEARRVHDVCAAHGVPVWCGGMLESGLGRAANVALAALPGFALPGDTSASDRYYRTDITEPFVLVDGCLTVPAGPGIGVAPAPELLDEVTTATEWVT, from the coding sequence ATGAAGCTGACAGGTGTGGAGCTGCGCCGGATCGGGATGCCGCTGGTGTCGCCGTTCCGGACCTCCTTCGGTACCCAGACCGCGCGCGACATCCTGCTCGTGCGGGTCGAGACCGACGAGGGCGAGGGCTGGGGCGAATGCGGCACCCTGTCCGATCCGGTGTACTCGCCGGAGTACGTGGACGGGGCGGCCGACGTGCTTCGCCGGTACTTCGTGCCCGCGCTGCGGGCCGCCGGCCGTCTCGACGCCCACGCCGTGGGGCGCGTGCTGGCGCCGTTCAAGGGGCACCGCATGGCCAAGGCCGCGCTGGAGATGGCGGTGCTCGACGCCGAACTCCGCGCCGAAGGGCGCCCGCTGGCGCGGGAACTGGGCGCGGTGCGGGACCGGGTGCCGTGCGGGGTGTCGGTCGGGATCATGGGCTCCACCGGTGAGCTGCTCGACGCCGTCGGGTCCTACCTGGACGGCGGCTACCAGCGGATCAAGCTCAAGATCCAGCCGGGCTGGGACGTCGAACCGGTGCGCGCGGTCCGGGAACGCTTCGGGGACGACGTGCTGCTGCAGGTCGACGCCAACACCGCCTACACCCTCGCCGACGCGCGCCACCTGGCGCGGCTCGACCCGTTCGGCCTGCTGCTGATCGAGCAGCCGCTCGACGAGGAGGACGTGCTCGGGCACGCGGAGCTGGCGAAACAGCTGGCCACGCCGATCTGCCTGGACGAGTCGATCGTGTCGGCGAAGTCGGCGGCCGACGCGATCACCCTCGGTGCCTGCCAGATCGTCAACATCAAACCGGGCAGGGTCGGCGGCTACCTGGAAGCGCGCCGGGTGCACGACGTGTGCGCCGCGCACGGGGTCCCGGTGTGGTGCGGCGGGATGCTGGAGTCCGGTCTGGGCCGCGCCGCGAACGTCGCGCTCGCCGCGTTGCCCGGCTTCGCCTTGCCCGGCGATACCTCCGCCTCCGATCGCTACTATCGCACCGACATCACCGAGCCGTTCGTGCTGGTGGACGGGTGCCTGACGGTGCCTGCCGGGCCGGGCATCGGGGTGGCACCGGCGCCGGAGCTGCTGGACGAGGTCACCACGGCGACGGAGTGGGTGACCTGA